The genomic segment CGGAACCAGGGGGGTCCAGCCAAGGCAAAGGTCTGTTGTTCGTGGTGTCCGCGCCGTCGGGCGCGGGGAAAACCACCCTGTGCCGTGAGGTCGTGGACCACCTCGCCGGGTTGCGGCACTCGGTGTCGTATACCACGCGAAAGCCTCGCCCGGGGGAAGTCGACGGTCGTGACTATTATTTCTTGGACGAGGGGGGATTCCGAAAAAAGATCGAACGCGGCGAGTTTATCGAATGGGCCGAGGTCCACGGCAATCTCTACGGCACCGCGTGGGACCAGGTCCTTATCCACGGCGAACAAGGCGTGGACCTGATCTTGGACATCGACACCCAGGGCGCGATGCAGCTCAAGAAAAAGGAGGTGGACGGGGTGTACGTCTACATCCTGCCGCCCTCGTTCGACGCGCTCAAGGCGCGGCTCTTGGAGCGCAAATCGGACTCGCCCGAGGAGATCACCCGCCGATTGCGCAAGGCTCGCGAGGAGATTTGGAGCTATCGCGAGTATAATTACCTCATCATCAACGACGACGTGAAGCGGGCCATGACCGAGTTGCAGTCGGTCATCGTCTCCGAGCGGATCAAGATGAAACGAATGAACTTCTCGTGGATCGAGGACACATTCATCAAGAATAAGGAGGTATTCTAACGTGGAGATCATCGAGCTGCCGATCCATCTGACCGGCACAGAACTGGATTCCCGCTACCGGTTGGTGGTGATCGGCGCGCAGCGCGCCCGCCAACTGATGGAGGGCGCCCGCGCGAGCGAACACACCAAATACGCCAAGGCCACCACCGTCGCCCTGGAGGAGTTCCTGGCGGCCGAGTTGACCTTCCTCACCGGGAAGGACGCGCGCCTCGCTCAACGGGAGGCGCGCAGGAAGCGCGAGGAACTGATGCGGCGGCGCGCCCTGCTCGAGCGCGAAGAGGAAATCAGCGCCGAGATCAAGAAAGACCTTTCCGTGTACATCGACGACTCGGCGAAGAGGGCGGCGGAAATCCAGGGGACTCCCTAACGAGCCGGTCCATGAACGGCCGTCTGCCGCGTTGCCGCTGCGCTTCCGGTGCTCACGTGCGCACACAGTACGCTCCGCTCCGGTTCTCGCGGCGCCTTGCGACCCCCCTTCAGGAATGGAAATGTCGGAAGTCCCCGAAGGGGGCATCCGGCGCATTCCTGAACCGGCTCCCACATGCCACGAGTCGGACAAGGATCTGATCCGCCGGGGAACTTGTCCGGGCGGCGCATCCTGCTCGGGGTGACTGGGAGCATCGCCGCATACAAGTCCGTCTCGCTGCTGCGGCGCCTCGTCTCGCTCGGCGCGGACGTCACCGTGGTAATGACGGACGCGGCCAAGCGCTTCGTCGGGCCGCTCACGTTTCAGACGCTCTCCGGCCATCCCGTGTATGACGATCCGTTCGACCCCCGCGAGGAAATCCTCCACCTCACGCTGGCCGACGCCGCGGACGCGTTCCTGATCGCGCCGGCGACCGCCAACACCATCGCTAAGTTGGCGGCGGGTGCGGCGGACGACCTTCTCTCCGCCCTGGCGTTGTCGGCGCGATGTCCGGTCCTGCTGGCGCCTGCCATGGACGCGGTCATGTGGGAGCACCGGCTGGTCCAGCGCAACCTGGAGGCCTTGCGGGAGGCGGGTGTGACGATCGTGCCGCCGGAGACCGGGGCCCTGGCCTCGGGGCTGGTCGGGCCCGGCCGGTTGGCCTCTGAACAGACGATGGTCGCGGCCCTGGAAGGCTGCTTGGGCGGAGGGAGCTGGTCACGAGAGCGGGTGGTGGTGACCGCGGGCCCGACCAGCGAGCCCATTGATCCGGTGAGAACCATTACCAACCGCTCGTCCGGGAAAATGGGGTACGCGCTGGCTGCGTCGGCGCGGCGCCGCGGCGCGGCGGTCACGCTGATCAGCGGTCCCACCCGGTTGGCGCCTCCGTTGGGCGTGGAACTGGTCGCGGTCGAAACCGCGGGGGAGATGCGGCGCGCCGTGCTGGAGCGGGTCGAGAAGGCCACACTGTTCATCATGGCCGCGGCGGTCGCGGACTTTCGTCCGCGGTCCCCGCAGCCGGGGAAAATCAAGAAGGGCGCGGCGCCGCTGGTGCTTGAACTCGTTCCCACCGAGGACATTTTGACCGAGGTCACAGGGCGCTGCGAGGGCCTGTTTGTGGTGGGATTTGCCGCGGAGACGGACCGCGTGGTCGAGCGCGCCGCGGAGAAGCTCAAGGCCAAGCGCCTCGACCTGATCGTGGCCAACGACGTGTCCAGACCGGGTATCGGGTTTGGAGCCGACGAGAACGAGGTGACGTTGATCGACCGCGGCGGGGGAGTCCTCGCGGTTCCCCGGCTCCCCAAGGCCGCGGTGGCTGACCGCATCCTTGATCGGGTGGACGCGCTCCGGCGATCGCCGTGATCGGCCGATCTGGTTGACTTCCTTCATCAATTTGATAAGATGAGGACGCTTTTCGCCGGAATTTTCCACGGGTTCGTCGAACCGATCGCCGATCGGCGGCGCAGGCGACACCAAGGAGGGACATGTGGCGAGCAGGGATGACACTCGGTCACCAGACCTCCAAAAACTCGAAGAGAAACTCCGCAGGGACCCGGGCAGCAAGTTGTTTTTTCCGCTGGCGGAGGAGTACACCAAGGCCGGGCGGCTGAACGAAGCCATTTCCCTCCTGCGAAGCGGCATCAAAGCCCACCCCGATTTCCTGGGCGCAAGAGTGGCGCTCGGAAAAGCCTTGCTCACGAAAGGTCAAGTCAGCGAAGCCAAACGCGAGTTCGAACAGGTCGTGGCCGCGAACCCCGACAATCTGATGGCGCACAAGAAGCTCGCCGCGATTTATGCCAAGGAGGGCGACAAACGCAAAGCCTTGGCCTCGTGCGAGCTGATTCTGGCGGTCAATCCGACCGACGCGGAAGCGGTGCGGCTTCGCACCTCGATCGGCGCCTTACCCGACGTGTCGCCGGAGGACGAAGCGACCGTCAAGTCCCAGGTGTCGTCCGTTCCGTCGCCGGAGACCGAGGCCACGGTCGTAGACCGGCTGCCGGCGGTTGATGAGTCGGTGGAGCCCACGGTAGTGGAGCCCACGCTGGTGGCTCGCGCCGCGGCAGACCCCGAGATCGCCGAAGCCACCGAGGTGATGCAACTCCCACCGCAGATGCCCGCTGCTGCGGCGGCGCCGGCCCCGGAGGGGACGGACGCCCCCAAAGGCGAGGGGGCGGCGGCCGACGAAGAATTGGCGACCGTGTCCCTGGCTGATCTGTACGTTGCGCAGGGGCACTACCAGCGGGCAATCGCCGTCTACCGCCGGATCTTGGAGCGCACCCCGAACGACGCGGAGGTTGCCGCCAAGCTCGAAAACGCCGTGACGCTGGAGCGTCTCCTGGCCCCTCAAGCCGTTGACGCCGAAGTGATGAAGGCCGATCTCGTGCACCAGGTGTTGGCCCGGGACGAGGCAACGGGGGCCGAGCCCGACAGCGCCGACCTCCAACCGTCGCTGGCCGGCGCGCCGACCGGGGCGTCTCGGCATCAGGCCGCCATCCAGCGGCTCGAAGTGTGGTTGACGCGTATCGCAGAAAGGCGCCGACGATGAGTCTGGTCATGTCGCTCCAGTCCATTCTTGACGGTGTGGAGGAGGCGGAAGGCATCGCCTTGGTGGGACTTGACGGCATCGTCGTCAACGAGGTCAAACGGTCGCCGCAGATCGACCTGAGTACGGTGGCGGCCGAGTATTGCGGGCTCTGGCGCGAAATGGATCGCGTGTCGGGCGGGTTGTCTTCCGGCCCCACCGAGGAGTGCTTGATCGCCAACGAAACGCGCACGCTCGTGTTCCGTCGCGTCACGCCGGAGTATTTCCTCGCACTGGCGATCGGCCGTGAGGGGAATACCGGGAAGGGCCGATTTTTGCTCAGGTACGCCGCACCCCAACTCGCCAAGGAACTGTGACGGAGCACCGCGCGCGACCGCGTACCTCCGTCACCGTTGTCCCGTGGACGAACACGGCCCCTCGGCCCGCGTCGGCGCGCGTATGATTCGGATCCTGGTGCTGCACGGTCCCAATCTCAATCTGCTCGGCGCGCGCGAGCCCGACGTGTACGGGCCGGTCACGCTGGAGGCGCTCGACGAGACCATTCGCGCGGCGGCTAAACAGGCGGGAGCCGACGTCGAGATTCGACAATCCAACAACGAGGGCGAATTGGTGACGTGGATCCAGGGGGCACGAGACCGGTTCGACGCCCTGGTGATCAACGCCGCGGCGTACACCCACACCAGCGTGGCGGTTCGCGACGCCATCGTCGCGGCCGGGGTCCCGACCGTCGACGTGCACCTGTCCAATATTCACGCACGGGAGCCCTTCCGGCATCACTCCTACGTCGCGGAGGTGGCGGTGGGGCAGATCAGCGGGTTCGGCGCTCACAGCTACGTGCTGGGGATCGAGGCGGCGATCCGCCATGTCCAGAGCCGTCACGCCAAACACCGATCCAAAACCTGACGGTTTCATCACCCCCTGACCTTTTGGCAAGGAGACCTGTAAGTGATTTCGACGACCGATTTTCGCGCTGGACTGAAGCTGGCGGTGGACGGCGATCCCATGGAAATCATCGACTATCAGCACGTGAAACCGGGGAAGGGCGGCGCATTCGTCCGGACCAAGATGCGCAATCTCAAGACCGGCAACGTGCTGGAGCGGACGTTTCGGTCGGGTGAGAAATTCGAGGAAGCGGGGGTCGAAGAGCGCCAGATGCAGTATCTCTATCTGCAGGACGGAAACTATCATTTCATGGACGTGAGTTCGTACGAGCAGCTCTTTCTGACCAAGGAACAGATGGGTGACGCGTGGCAGTTCCTCAAAGAGAACACCGAGGTGAACATCCTGTTCTGGAAAGGCAAGCCCTTGGGCGTCAGCCTGCCGTTGTTCGTGGAGTTGAAGATCGTGGAGACGGCGCCCGGAATCCGCGGCGACACCGCGACCGGCGGCACCAAACCCGCCACCCTCGAATCCGGTGGCGTGGTGAAAGTCCCGTTCCACATCGAGCAGGGCAGCGTGATCAAGGTGGACACGCGGACCAAGGCTTACGTCGAGCGGGTCAAGGGCCCATGAACATCCGCGAACTCAAGGAGCTCATCGATCTGGTGAAAGCCAGCGAACTGACCGAGCTGGAGTGGGAACGCTCCGGCGTGCGAGTGAAGATCTGCCGCGCTCCCGCGCCGCTGGTCAGGCACCTGGCCGCTGAAAGCGCGGTCCCCGGGACGAACATCCCGCAGGGCGCGCCGGGCTCGGAGGGAGCCGAGGCCGAGACGAGCGGGGTGGTGATTCGCTCGCCGATCGTGGGCACGTTCTATCGGTCGGCGTCGCCAGGCGCGCCGCCGTACGTGGAGGTCGGCGACCGCGTCCGTCGCGGCCAGATCCTCTGCATCGTCGAGGCCATGAAGCTGCTCAACGAAATCGAAGCGGAGGTGGATGGGGTGGTGGCGGAGATTTTTGTGGAGAATGCGCGCCCCGTCGAGTACGGTGAAGCACTTTTCAGGATAGAGTCGGCCTAGGACAGATGGCGGGACTATTCAAAAAGGTACTGATTGCGAATCGGGGGGAGATTGCGCTGCGGATCATCCGGTCTTGCCGCGATCTGGGTATTCAGACCGTGGTGGCGTACTCCGAGGCGGATGCGGAGAGTTTGTCGGTGCGGCTGGCGGATGAACGCGTGTGCATCGGTCCTGCGGACGCGGCGTTGAGCTATCGGAACATCCCCAACATCTTGAGCGCGGCCGAGATCACGGGCGCGGAGGCCATCCATCCCGGATACGGCTTCCTGGCGGAGAACGCCCAGTTTGCCGAGGCGTGCGATGCCGCGGGGCTCAAGTTCATCGGCCCCTCGCCCGAGAGCATCGCGCTGATGGGCGACAAGGCGCAGGCGCGCGAGTTGATGACCAAACACAACATTCCGGTCATCCCGGGCAGCACCGGCGCGGTGAAGGACGAGCAGGAGGCGCGCGAGACCGCCAAACGCATCGGCTACCCCGTGATCGTCAAGGCCGCGGCCGGGGGCGGCGGGCGCGGCATGCGCGTGGTCAACCAGGAGGACGACCTGACCAAGGCCCTGCAGACCGCGCAGATGGAGGCCAAAACCTCGTTCGGCGACGAGTCGGTCTACCTGGAAAAATACTTCATCGACCCGCGGCACATCGAGGTGCAGATCCTGGCGGACAAGAAAGGCAACACCCTTGCGCTCGGCGAGCGCGATTGCTCCATCCAACGGCGGCATCAGAAGCTGGTGGAGGAGTCGCCGTCGCCAGCGGTCAGCCCGGAACTGCGGCGCGAGATGATGAGGGTGGCGGTGGACGCGGCCAAGGCCGCCAAGTACGTCAACACCGGCACCGTGGAGTTCCTGCTGGACAAGCACCAGAAGTTCTACTTCATCGAGATGAACACGCGGATCCAGGTCGAACACCCGGTGACCGAGATGGTGGTCGATATGGATTTGATCAAAGAGCAGATCATGGTGGCGGCAGGCCGGCCGCTCGCGATCAAGCAGCGCGACGTGAAGCTGCGCGGCCACGCCATTGAATGCCGGATCAACGCCGAGTGCCCCGAGCGCTTCACGCCGTCCCCCGGCACGATATCCGTCTACCGCGTGCCCGGTGGCCCCGGCGTGCGCGTGGATTCCGCCGCCTACCCAGGCTGCGTGATCCCGCCGTATTACGACTCGCTGGTGGCCAAACTCATCGTGCACGCCGACACGCGGGCGGAAGCCATCGCGCGGATGAAGCGGGCATTGGCCGAGTTCGAAATCCAAGGCATCAAGACCACGATCCCACTGCACCGCCGCATCATGGACGACCCCGGGTTCGTCAAAGGCAAGTTCTCCACCGGGTTTCTTGAACGATTTCTCTCCGCCGACGAACCGGCCGCGCAGGATTCGTTCGAGTATTCCTAATCTAACGCAGGAGAGCCTGTTCAGGAGCGGTCAGATGCAAGGCGCCGCGAGACCCGGACCGGAGCGTACTGTATGCGTACGTGAGGACCGGAAGCGCAGCGGCAACGCCGCAGATGGCCGTTCATGGACAGGCGTCTAACGTGTTCACCTCGCCGCTGTATTGGATCGCCGACGCCTCGCTGGCCGGCGGGCGGCCGCTCGTCGACTTGGCGCAAGAAGCCATCGCGGCCGGCCTGCAGGTCTACCAGTACCGCGAGAAGACGCTCTCTCATAAAGACCAATATCCCATCGCGCTAGCGCTCGCCGACCTCGCGCGAGCCACAGGGACCACGTTCGTCGTCAACGACGGCATCGACCTCGCCCTGGTCGTCAAAGCTCACGGTGTGCATCTGGGACAAGAAGACTTTCCCGTCAAAGACGCGCGGAGAATTCTGGGAACCAAGATGCTGATCGGTTGCTCCGCGCACACGTTCGATCAAGCCAAAGCTGCTGAAGCCGACGGTGCCGACTACCTTGGCGTGGGGCCGATCTACGAATCAACCACCAAGATGGCGCGGGCACCCCTGGGGTGCGAAAAGCTGCGCGAAATCTGCGAGGCGGTGAGGATTCCGGTGTATGCGATCGGGGGCGTCACGGTGGAGCGGTGCCGCGAAGTGCTGGCGGCGGGGGCCAAGGGCGTGGCTGTGGCGTCGGGGTTGCTACAGCCAAGCATCGGGAAGCAGACCAAAGCGTTTCTGAGGGCGCTGGCCGCAGCGCCGCATCGTGCTCAGAAGGTCGATTGACAGCGCGGTGACAGCGCTGTTATCGTGAAATTACTCCAGGAGACGGGGTAAAGGTCGTCATGGTCGCCCATCCATCTCCCATCAAGTTCACCTACGAAGACTACCTGCTGTTTCCCGACGATGGGAAGCGGCACGAACTCATCGAGGGGGAACACTACGTGACGCCATCACCCGTGACGCGACATCAACGGATCGTCCTGAATCTTGGCGGGTTCTTGAACGAACGACTACGGAACAAGCAGGTCGGCCAGGTATTCGTTGCCCCAGTGGATGTCATGTTGTCGGATCGTGACGTTGTTCAGCCCGACGTGTTGTTTCTCTCTCCAGGTCGCGAAACACTGATCACCGACGCATGCATCAAAGGTGCACCTGATTTGTGCGTCGAGGTTATCTCGGACAGTACTCGAAAGACCGATGAGATCGTGAAACGCAAGCTGTACGAACGATTCGGCGTGCTGGAGTATTGGATCATCGACCCCGAACTGGAAACGGTCAAGGTCTACCGCCTCGCCGAGGGCCGCTACACCCGAACCGCCGAGCTCACCCGCGAAAACCACGACACGCTGACGACCCCGCTGCTGCCGGGCCTGTCGATCCTTCTCGACACGTTGTTCGCGTAACCTGTTCCGAATCTTAGATCCTGCCCCGAGGCTTCTTCCCATCCCGTTGCGCCTTGACGCGGACTTTGGGGGCATCGCGCGCCGACCTAATTGACTGCTCGGCTTGAGCCTTGCTAGAGTGGGGCCTCCTCAACGGCCTCGTACACCACGCGATCCCATCCTTGGTGGGAAGATGCCGAGAAACGATCAGGTTATCCGGCAGTGGAAAATCCTTCGACTGCTTGAGGCGCGGGGCGCGGTCACGCTTGCGCGGCTGCGCGACGAGCCGTGCCACCGAGAAAGGGCGACGTGCCGCGGACGCTGACTCAGATCGTGCGACTCTGGCAGATCTGTCAGTTCCTCCAGGCCAACGGCCGGGCGACCATTTCTCGACTGCTTTCCGTGGTCGAGCACGACTGCCACGAAAGGACACTGCGCCGGGATCTGGACCTGCTGTCCGGCGCTGGGTTCCCAATCCACGATGAGAGAGAGGATGGGAAGACGTGGTGGATCTTGGACGAGAACCACCGCGCGTTTCCGGTGCCGTTGACGGCCGACGAACTCTTCTCCCTGGAGTGCGGTCGTGAGCTGCTACGGCCGCTTGAGAACACCCTAGTAGGTGACTCCGTCAAGCGGCTCTACGGCAAGGTCTATGCCGCCCTTCCCGCTAGACAACGCGAGTTCCTGAACAGTCTCCGCAGCGCCATTCAGATCGCGCCGGTGGCTCACCGTGCGGTCCCTGATCCGGCCATCGCGGATACTCTCCGTCAGGCCATCGACCGCGGCCGAACCATCGACATGCGGTACGCCTCCACGCGCCCTCGCGGGCGCAGATGGCGTAAAGCCGACCCCTACCGTCTCTACTACCACGACGACTATCTGTATCTCATCGCATACTGCCACGCGAACCGGGAGGTGCGGCTGTTCCGCGTGGACCGCATTCAAGCGTTGCGGGTCACCGACCGGCCGTTTGAGCGGTTCATGTACTTCCGCATCGAAGATTTCTTCCGGGGCGCGTTCGGCGTGTATCGCGGCAAGGCCGAGCCCGTGGTCTTAGTGTTCGAGCCGGGGGCCGCACGCTGGGTACGCGAACGGCGTTGGCATCCCAGCCAGAAGATCGACCCGCTCAAAGCCGGAAAGATCCGGATGCATCTGGAACTGGCCGTCACACCGGACTTCACTCAGTGGGTGCGCGGATTCGGGCCCGAGGTTGTGGTGGAGAAGCCGGAGCACCTGGCGCGGCAGATCCGGGATGCGGCGTGGAAACTCTTGGATCGGTACGAAGGGAGTGGAAAGGACAGGCCGTTGGCCGCGGCTGCGATGCGCCGAAGGCTGGCAGGCCAGCGTACCGGATCCAGGCACAAATAGCCTTATGGGAATTAGAGCAGGTCAAACAAAGTGTGACATTAGATGTCCGGATGAGCCTGTAAACTGGGCCAAGCTTTCAAGGAGCGATTCAGTGAAGAGGAAACAAACCGACAATCATGGCGAGAGATATGAGCAAGCTCTCCACGACTAGGTACAGCGGCCTCCGAACCGAAGCCTACGCTTCATCCGAAAACTCGCACCACTGGTGCGAGAAATTGGCTGGAGTCACAACCTGATCGCATGACTGAAGTTATGATCGCCTTCATCGCCCTTGCCACGGGCGGCCTTGTTGCATGGTTTCTGCGAGGAGCGCTGGCCAGGTCGGCCGCCGCGGTCACCGCCGTGCGCCTCACGACGGTTGAACGGCAGCTTGCAGGCAAGGCGGTGGAGTTCGATGTGCTCAAAGCCGACCACGCTCGCACGCTTGAAGTCTTGCGCACTGAGTCCGGCCTGCGCGCCGCGGCGGAGGCCACGGCCGCCCGCGTCCCTGATCTCGAAGCCGCGCTGGCCGACCGGGATCAGGCGCTCGGTGAATACAAGGCCAAGCACGCTGAACTGGAGACGCGTATTGTTGAAGAGCGCAAAGCCGCCGAGGAGAAGATGTCCGTCGTGAAAGAGGCAGAGGCGGCTCTGTCTGACACCTTCAAAGCGCTGTCTGCCGAGGCCCTCAGAAGCAATAACCATGTATTTATCGAACTGGCAAAGACCACGCTGGAGAAATTCCAAGAGGGCGCAAAAACCGACCTTGAAGCGCGTCAGAAGGCGGTCAACGAGTTGGTGCGTCCTTTGCGCGAATCGCTCGAGAAGGTCGACGGCAAACTCGGGGACATTGAAAAATCACGCGTCGCGGCCTACTCCGCTTTGAACGAGCAATTGAAGGGGCTGGTCGACACCCACCTGCCGATGCTGCGCAACGAAACCGCGAATTTGATCAAGGCCTTGCGCCAGCCCACGGTGCGAGGGCGTTGGGGCGAGATTCAATTGAAGCGCGTGGTCGAGATGGCCGGCATGGTGGACCATTGCGACTTCATCGAGCAGGAGTCACGCACGACCGAAGACGGGCGATTGCGCCCCGATCTCATCGTGCGTCTGCCTGGTGGCAAGGGCATCGTGGTGGACGCCAAAGCCCCGCTGTCCGCCTATCTCAGCGCGGTCGAAACCGAGGACGAATCCGCGCAACAGGCATATCTCGCGGACCATGCGCGCCAGGTGCGCGATCACATGGTCGCGCTCGGCCGCAAAGGCTACTGGGAGCAGTTCGACCCCACGCCCGAGTTCGTCGTCCTGTTCCTGCCGGGCGAAATGTTCTTCAGCGCGGCTCTGCAGGAAGACCCCGGGCTGATCGAGTTTGGCGTCAATGAGCGCGTCATCCCGGCCACCCCCACCACGCTCATCGCCCTGTTACGCGCCGTCGCCTACGGCTGGCGGCAGGAAGCGCTCGCGAAAAATGCACAGGAAGTCGCCGACCTGGGCAGGCAACTCTACGAGCGCATCGCCACGCTGGCGGGACATTGGGCCGAAGTTGGCGGCCGGCTCGACAAAGCGGTGGAGGCCTACAACAAATCCGTGGCCACCCTGGAATCGCGCGTGCTCGTGTCCGCGCGAAGGCTGCGGGAGCTCAAGGCGGCGCCGGAGGGCACAGAGATTGACGCGATCGAGCCGATCGAACGCACGCCGCGGACGTTGCAGGCCGGGGAGCTTCTATCGATACCGTCGGATGAGAATGAACGATGAGCTACGCCGACTTTTTCCAGCGGCATTGGGAGGGGCGAGCATGATCGTGCACTTCGAGGAGGCTTTTCGAAGTCTGACCGGCTTTTCGCCCATGAGGTGGCAATGCCGGCTGTTCAAACGCTTCGTCGATAACGACTTACCGAAAGCGTGTGACATTCCGACCGGTCTCGGGAAGACCTCCGTCATGGTCATCTGGTTATTAGCGCTTGCGCGGCAGGCCGAGGACGGACGAGTCCTCCTTCCAAGGCGTCTCGTTTATATCGTCAATCGGAGGACTGTTGTCGATCAGGCAACCGCCGTCGTGGAACGGATTCGCCACCGCCTCTTGGAGCCAGAGGCGCCTACATGGCAGGACCATGCCGATACGTTAAAAGGCATAGCGTCTGTCTTGTGCAGGATTTGTGCTTCCGAAGAGGGCCCTATTGGCATCAGCACATTGCGCGGTGAGCTTGCTGACAACGAGGAGTGGAAGACCGATCCCACCCGTCCAGCGGTTATTGTCGGCACCATTGACATAATCGGGAGCAAGCTACTCTTCTCCGGCTACGGTGACGGGCGCTACGGGCGTATACACCATGCGGGCCTGATTGGACAGGACGCACTGATCGTGCACGACGAGGCACACTTGACACCAGCGTTCAGCGAACTCCTGCGGCGCATCGCGGATGAACAGGAGCGATCGAAAGAGCCTCGGCGTATCCGAGTGATGGAGTTATCCGCTACACAGCGCGGCAACCATGCCGAGGCGTTCGAACTCGAACAGGACGATGAGACGTACGATGGGACGGGGCAGATCGTGAAACAGCGACTCGACGCGCAGAAGAGGCTGCACCTCCACAAATCCGATGATCTGGTCGCGGGTCTCGTGGAGCGGGCGTTGCATATCGAGACGCCTGCGAAGGTGCTTGTCTACATCCGCTCACCCGAAGATGCGCAGAAACTGGCCGACGCAATCAAGAAAGAGTTGGGTGACGCGGCTGGCGAGCGCGTGGCCCTGCTCACGGGCACGATCCGCGGATATGAGCGCGACCGGCTCGTTATAGAGAATCCCATATACCGGGCGTTGCTCGACCACGAGGCGCATGTTCCGCATTCCGTGTTCCTTGTGAGCACTTCAGCCGGCGAAGTCGGCATCGATCTTGACGCCGACTATTTGGTCTGCGATCTGACGACGCTCGACTCGATGATCCAGCGCCTGGGGCGGGTGAATCGCCGTGGTGGCGAAGGCCGTGAAGCGCGCGTGGACGCAGTGTGGACTGATGACGATGCGAAGG from the Nitrospirota bacterium genome contains:
- a CDS encoding WYL domain-containing protein; translation: MPRTLTQIVRLWQICQFLQANGRATISRLLSVVEHDCHERTLRRDLDLLSGAGFPIHDEREDGKTWWILDENHRAFPVPLTADELFSLECGRELLRPLENTLVGDSVKRLYGKVYAALPARQREFLNSLRSAIQIAPVAHRAVPDPAIADTLRQAIDRGRTIDMRYASTRPRGRRWRKADPYRLYYHDDYLYLIAYCHANREVRLFRVDRIQALRVTDRPFERFMYFRIEDFFRGAFGVYRGKAEPVVLVFEPGAARWVRERRWHPSQKIDPLKAGKIRMHLELAVTPDFTQWVRGFGPEVVVEKPEHLARQIRDAAWKLLDRYEGSGKDRPLAAAAMRRRLAGQRTGSRHK
- the rmuC gene encoding DNA recombination protein RmuC, whose protein sequence is MIAFIALATGGLVAWFLRGALARSAAAVTAVRLTTVERQLAGKAVEFDVLKADHARTLEVLRTESGLRAAAEATAARVPDLEAALADRDQALGEYKAKHAELETRIVEERKAAEEKMSVVKEAEAALSDTFKALSAEALRSNNHVFIELAKTTLEKFQEGAKTDLEARQKAVNELVRPLRESLEKVDGKLGDIEKSRVAAYSALNEQLKGLVDTHLPMLRNETANLIKALRQPTVRGRWGEIQLKRVVEMAGMVDHCDFIEQESRTTEDGRLRPDLIVRLPGGKGIVVDAKAPLSAYLSAVETEDESAQQAYLADHARQVRDHMVALGRKGYWEQFDPTPEFVVLFLPGEMFFSAALQEDPGLIEFGVNERVIPATPTTLIALLRAVAYGWRQEALAKNAQEVADLGRQLYERIATLAGHWAEVGGRLDKAVEAYNKSVATLESRVLVSARRLRELKAAPEGTEIDAIEPIERTPRTLQAGELLSIPSDENER